A genomic segment from Malus domestica chromosome 05, GDT2T_hap1 encodes:
- the LOC103444308 gene encoding abscisic stress-ripening protein 5-like yields MSEEKHHRGLFHHHKDEDKPSDYPQSGYSDEGRPGGLGGGYGDTNDYSGEGRTGGLGGGYGDTNAYSGEGRPGGYGGYNETTAYSEERVERPGGGRYSETTAAYGSTTTHESELDYKKEEKHHKHLEHLGEAGVAAAGAFALHEKHNEKKDPEHAHRHKIEEEIAAAAAVGSGGFAFHEHHEKKETKEEEEEAYGKKKHHHF; encoded by the exons ATGTCTGAAGAGAAACACCACCGCGGTCTCTTCCACCACCACAAGGATGAAGACAAACCCTCAGACTACCCTCAGTCTGGCTACTCTGATGAAGGACGTCCCGGCGGCCTCGGTGGTGGTTACGGCGACACCAATGATTATTCTGGTGAAGGACGTACCGGCGGCCTAGGTGGTGGCTATGGCGACACCAATGCTTATTCTGGTGAAGGACGTCCCGGCGGCTATGGCGGCTATAACGAGACCACTGCTTACTCTGAGGAAAGAGTTGAAAGACCCGGCGGTGGCCGGTACAGTGAGACTACTGCGGCATATGGCAGCACCACCACTCATGAATCTGAACTTGATTACAAGAAGGAGGAGAAGCACCACAAGCATCTCGAGCACCTCGGCGAGGCCGGTGTAGCTGCTGCCGGCGCTTTTGCCTTG CATGAGAAGCACAATGAAAAGAAAGACCCAGAGCATGCCCACAGGCACAAGATAGAAGAGGAGATTGCTGCAGCAGCTGCAGTTGGTTCGGGTGGATTTGCCTTCCATGAGCATCATGAGAAGAAAGAGacaaaggaagaagaggaagaggctTATGGAAAGAAGAAGCACCACCACTTCTAG
- the LOC139196010 gene encoding uncharacterized protein yields the protein MQYEHHVESSYCGYVTKRSFVQRDREECHDRMMKYYFIERPRFPAHDFRRRFRMRREIFESILNTVVNHDHYFARKINVVGRQSLSPHQKLTSAFRMLANECSANSTDEYCRLAETTAIKNLERFCGAIQATYGATYLCKPNHEDLKRLL from the coding sequence ATGCAATATGAGCACCATGTCGAATCTAGCTATTGTGGTTATGTCACGAAGCGTTCATTTGTGCAACGTGATAGAGAAGAGTGTCATGACCGAATGatgaaatattattttattgagcGTCCGAGATTTCCTGCTCATGATTTTCGGAGACGGTTTCGAATGAGGAGAGAGATTTTTGAAAGCATCTTGAACACAGTTGTCAATCATGACCACTACTTTGCAAGGAAGATAAATGTCGTAGGCCGACAAAGTCTATCACCTCATCAGAAGCTCACATCTGCATTTCGGATGCTAGCTAATGAGTGCTCTGCAAACTCAACTGATGAGTATTGCCGACTTGCGGAGACTACTGCTATTAAAAACCTGGAGCGCTTCTGTGGGGCAATTCAGGCCACATATGGAGCCACATATCTCTGCAAGCCAAATCATGAAGACTTGAAGAGGCTtttatga
- the LOC103444310 gene encoding protein SET DOMAIN GROUP 41: protein MEVEMEMRAGEEIEIGQDITPPLPPLSSSLHHSLLSSHCSSCFSPLPPQPFPPLFTPTFPNTPSSYYCSSLCSSADSPLHVSSAEPYLLLLLQSHPSAYPNGDSSDLRAALRLLQSLPATSPYPRVAGLLTNRHKLLHHHDHRVRDGARAMFLARKMRDESPNFSIDATIANVAPHDAVLEEAVLSLVLTNAVEVQDKTGRTLGISVYGPSFCWINHSCSPNACYRFSLMTPPTPPCWPETALLRIVPFGRSSGRATQIENGVCSNNVLAKESRGYGPRVTVRSIKRIKKGEEVTVTYTDLLQPKAMRQSELWSRYRFICSCTRCSASPLTYVDQALEEIFAVNSNSSSLSLEINFNRDKATQLLSVYFDDAIDDYLSSGDPESSCERLEHAFTQGLSDMQLDCNGETSQLRYWLHPLNYLSLNAYTTLASAYKIRATDMIALCSKMDDHLLKALNLSRTSAAYSLLLAGATHHLFRSESSLIVSVANFWTSAGESLLTLAKSSVWSEFVHRDLPVSNPCSTASYRCPKCSLIDKFEACLFYGQVQHADFDDVSSEFIDCVSNFTQNVWNILALSCQYLRLIKSPIDFSWLGTTKDSSVGEVLIRSSGTKAGSCGTERSISGSEAEGYTAQVRICIFKLGVHCLLYGGYLASICYGNSHLTCYVRNILDMEGILLNPCHEPN, encoded by the exons ATGGAGGTGGAGATGGAGATGAGGGCCGGGGAAGAAATAGAGATAGGACAAGACATAACGCCACCGCTCCCTCCgctttcttcctctctccacCACTCCCTCCTCTCATCTCACTGCTCTTCCTGCTTCTCCCCTCTCCCTCCCCAACCCTTCCCTCCCCTCTTTACTCCTACCTTTCCCAACACTCCCTCCTCCTACTACTGCTCCTCCCTCTGCTCCTCCGCCGATTCTCCCCTCCACGTCTCCAGCGCCGAGCCCTACCTTCTCCTGCTTCTCCAATCCCACCCCTCCGCCTACCCCAACGGCGACTCCTCCGACCTCCGCGCCGCCCTCCGCCTCCTCCAATCCCTTCCCGCCACCTCCCCCTACCCTCGCGTAGCCGGCCTCCTGACGAATCGCCACAAACTCCTCCACCACCACGACCATAGGGTTCGCGACGGCGCCAGAGCCATGTTCCTCGCCAGGAAGATGCGGGATGAATCTCCGAATTTCTCTATCGATGCGACTATTGCCAACGTTGCTCCGCACGACGCCGTATTGGAGGAGGCCGTGCTGTCATTGGTGCTAACGAACGCCGTGGAGGTGCAGGATAAGACCGGGCGCACCCTTGGAATTTCCGTCTACGGTCCCAGCTTCTGCTGGATCAACCACAGCTGCTCCCCGAATGCTTGCTACCGCTTTTCTTTGATGACACCGCCAACGCCACCTTGTTGGCCCGAAACGGCGCTGCTGCGCATTGTCCCCTTCGGCCGCTCCTCCGGTCGTGCCACACAA ATTGAGAATGGTGTTTGTAGCAATAATGTGTTAGCAAAAG AAAGCCGAGGTTATGGTCCAAGAGTGACGGTTAGGAGCATCAAGAGAATCAAGAAAGGCGAAGAAGTGACTGTTACTTACACTGATTTGTTGCAGCCTAAG GCAATGAGGCAGTCAGAGCTATGGTCAAGGTATCGGTTTATCTGCTCTTGTACGCGATGTAGTGCATCACCCCTAACCTACGTGGATCAAGCTTTGGAG GAAATATTTGCAGTCAATTCCAACTCCTCCAGTTTGAGTTTAGAAATAAACTTCAATAGAGATAAGGCAACGCAATTGTTGAGTGTTTACTTTGATGATGCTATTGACGACTACCTGTCGAGTGGCGATCCTGAATCTTCTTGTGAGAGGCTTGAGCATGCGTTCACACAAGGACTCTCTGATATGCAATTAGATTGCAACGGAGAAACATCTCAGCTGAGATACTGGTTGCACCCATTAAATTACCTCTCCCTAAATGCCTACACAACATTGGCTTCAGCGTATAAAATCCGTGCAACTGACATGATAGCTTTATGTTCTAAAATGGATGATCATCTGTTAAAAGCTTTGAACTTAAGCAGGACTAGTGCAGCATACTCCTTACTACTTGCTGGTGCAACTCACCATCTGTTCCGCTCTGAATCGTCTCTAATTGTATCTGTTGCAAATTTCTGGACAAGCGCAGGGGAGTCATTGTTAACTCTTGCTAAAAGCTCAGTCTGGAGTGAGTTTGTCCACCGGGATCTGCCTGTGTCAAATCCATGTTCCACTGCAAGTTATAGATGTCCAAAATGCTCATTGATAGACAAATTTGAAGCTTGTTTATTCTATGGTCAAGTTCAACATGCAGATTTTGACGATGTCTCAAGTGAATTCATTGATTGCGTCTCTAACTTTACACAgaatgtttggaatattttgGCTCTCAGTTGCCAGTACCTTAGATTGATTAAGAGTCCTATTGATTTCAGTTGGCTTGGTACCACAAAAGATTCCAGTGTAGGGGAAGTTCTGATTCGGTCTAGTGGCACTAAAGCGGGTTCTTGTGGGACTGAGAGAAGCATTTCTGGAAGTGAAGCAGAGGGATACACAGCCCAGGTACGGATATGTATTTTTAAGCTCGGTGTCCATTGCTTACTATATGGAGGATATCTAGCGAGCATATGTTATGGTAATTCCCATTTGACCTGTTATGTTCGTAATATTTTAGATATGGAAGGGATATTATTGAATCCTTGTCATGAACCAAATTGA
- the LOC103444309 gene encoding RNA cytidine acetyltransferase 1-like, whose translation MRKKVDERIRTLISNGVKNRHRSMFVIVGDKSRDQIVNLHYMLSNEVKKSRPTVLWCYKDKLELSSHKKKRAKQVKKMMQRGLLDPEKVDPFSLFVESGGLTYCLYKDSERVLGNTFGMCILQDFEALTPNLLARTIETVEGGGLVILLLHSLTSLTNLYTMVMDVHDRFRTESHSKATGRFNERFLLSLASCKSCVVMDDELNILPISSHMRSITPVPVKEDSEGISESQRELKDLKEQLSDAFPVGPLIKKCCTLDQGNAVATFLDAILDKTLRSTVALLAARGRGKSAALGLAISGAIAAGYSNIFVTAPSPENLRTLFEFVCKGFDQLDYKEHIDYDVQKSSDPLLKKATVQINIYKQHRQTIQYIRPHEHEKLSQVELLVVDEAAAIPLPVVKSLLGPYLVFLSSTVNGYEGTGRSLSLKLLQQLEEQSQVSAKGPTSGRLFKKIELKESIRYASGDPIESWLHGLLCLDITNYIPKLNGLPAPSECDLYYVNCDTLFSYHKDSELFLQRMMALYVASHYKNSPNDLQLMADAPAHHLFVLLGPVDESKNQLPDILCVIQVCLEGKISRESAMKSLSDGHQPSGDQIPWKFCEQFQDTVFPSLSGARIVRIATHPSAMKIGYGSQAVELLTRYYEGQFAPISELDVEDVETPPLRVTEAAEKVSLLEESIKPRTDLPHLLVHLRERRPEKLHYIGVSFGLTLDLFRFWWKHKFAPFYIGHIPSGVTGEHTCMVLKSLKNDELETSDFRPFNLDFRRRFLRLLGYSFRTMDYRLAMSILDPKINYKDGEPKSSTTDGFLRSITDLLSPYDMKRLEAYTSSLADFHMILDLVPTLSHLYFQEKLPVTLTGAQASILLCIGLQNQDISYIEGLMKLERQQILSLFIKVMKKFHKYLYAIASEGLVSTLPKPKETLLEPHKISVDDDLNDAARKVEDGMRSNSEGSLDPKLLQQYAIGDRDADFENALQNGGANLPAGGLVSVKSSRNKMDKGKQRESHKSGEKRHKNEHGSNSKSNKKKKH comes from the exons atgaggaaGAAGGTGGACGAACGAATCCGAACCCTAATAAGCAATGGCGTCAAAAACCGGCACCGCTCCATGTTCGTCATCGTCGGCGACAAATCCCGTGACCAG ATTGTGAATCTTCATTATATGCTAAGCAATGAAGTAAAGAAATCGCGCCCGACTGTGTTGTGGTGCTACAAGGACAAGCTCGAGCTCAGCAG TCACAAGAAAAAACGTGCTAAGCAAGTAAAAAAGATGATGCAGAGGGGGCTGCTTGATCCCGAGAAGGTTGATCCTTTCTCACTTTTTGTTGAAAGTGGGGGATTGACTTATTGCTTGTACAAGGATTCAGAAAGAGTTCTTGGTAATACCTTTGGAATGTGTATACTTCAG GATTTTGAGGCCTTGACTCCAAATCTACTAGCAAGAACGATAGAGACAGTGGAGGGAGGTGGACTAGTCATATTGTTGCTTCATTCTCTAACCTCACTCACCAACCTCTACACCATGGTTATG GATGTTCATGATAGGTTTCGAACTGAATCCCATTCTAAGGCTACTGGACGTTTTAACGAGCGTTTCTTATTGTCACTTGCGTCATGCAAATCATGTGTAGTAATGGATGATGAGCTGAATATTTTACCAATTTCATCTCATATGAGGTCAATTACCCCAGTTCCAGTGAAAGAG GACTCTGAAGGGATATCAGAGTCACAAAGGGAACTGAAGGATCTAAAAGAGCAGCTGAGTGATGCCTTTCCTGTTGGCCCTTTAATAAAGAAATGTTGTACGTTGGACCAG GGAAATGCTGTTGCTACATTTCTTGATGCAATCTTGGACAAGACACTCCGAAGTACTGTTGCCTTGCTTGCTGCTCGAGGCCGTGGAAAATCGGCTGCACTTGGTTTGGCAATTTCCGGAGCTATTGCTGCAGG GTATTCAAATATATTTGTAACTGCACCCAGCCCTGAGAACTTAAGAACCTTGTTCGAATTTGTTTGCAAGGGTTTTGATCAACTGGACTATAAG GAACATATAGATTATGATGTACAGAAAAGTAGTGACCCTTTGTTGAAGAAAGCAACTGTACAGATCAATATATACAAGCAGCACAGACAAACAATTCAG TATATACGGCCACATGAGCATGAAAAGCTTTCCCAAGTTGAACTGTTGGTTGTTGATGAAGCAGCTGCTATTCCACTACCAGTAGTGAAGTCTTTGCTTGGTCCTTATCTGGTCTTCCTTTCATCTACTGTTAATGG CTATGAAGGTACTGGTCGGTCTTTGTCCCTAAAACTTCTACAGCAATTGGAAGAGCAAAGCCAAGTGTCTGCTAAGGGGCCTACATCTG GTCGTCTTTTCAAAAAGATAGAATTGAAAGAATCTATCAGATATGCTTCTGGTGATCCGATTGAATCCTGGCTTCATGGTTTACTTTGCTTGGATATCACAAATTATATCCCTAAACTTAACGG GTTACCTGCACCCAGTGAGTGCGATCTGTACTACGTAAACTGTGATACGCttttttcatatcataaagaTAGCGAGTTGTTCTTACAG CGGATGATGGCTCTATATGTTGCCTCCCACTACAAAAATTCTCCAAATGATTTGCAACTAATGGCTGATGCCCCGGCTCACCACCTGTTTGTGCTACTTG GCCCTGTTGATGAGTCAAAAAATCAGCTTCCTGATATTTTGTGTGTCATTCAG GTCTGCCTTGAGGGAAAGATCTCTCGTGAATCTGCAATGAAAAGTTTAAGTGATGGTCATCAGCCTTCTGGTGACCAGATACCATGGAAATTCTGTGAGCAATTTCAGGACACAGTTTTTCCCAGTCTTTCAGGTGCTCGGATTGTACGAATTGCTACACATCCAAGTGCCATGAAG ATTGGATATGGATCACAAGCAGTGGAACTATTGACAAG GTACTACGAAGGACAGTTTGCTCCTATTTCTGAACTGGACGTTGAAGATGTTGAGACTCCCCCACTCAGAGTCACAGAAGCTGCTGAGAAG GTTTCATTGCTGGAAGAAAGTATAAAACCTAGAACAGATCTTCCTCATTTGCTTGTTCATCTTCGTGAAAGGCGACCAGAGAAGCTCCATTATATTGGTGTCTCCTTTGGGCTTACCTTGGACCTTTTCAGGTTTTGGTGGAAACATAAGTTTGCTCCATTCTATATTGGACATATTCCA AGTGGTGTGACCGGGGAGCATACGTGTATGGTCCTCAAATCTTTGAAGAATGATGAACTTGAAACCAGTGATTTTCGTCCATTCAACCTAG ATTTCAGGAGAAGATTTTTGAGACTATTGGGTTATAGTTTTCGTACAATGGATTATAGGCTCGCTATGAG CATCTTAGATCCTAAGATCAATTACAAGGATGGAGAACCCAAATCGTCTACCACAGATGGATTCTTACGGTCTATCACAGACTTACTTTCGCCTTATGATATGAAGCGACTGGAGGCCTACACCAGCAGTCTTGCTGACTTTCATATG ATTTTGGATCTTGTTCCAACGCTTTCACATCTGTATTTCCAAGAGAAACTTCCAGTGACATTGACAGGTGCCCAGGCTTCCATATTGCTCTGCATTGGCTTACAGAATCAAGATATCTCCTATATTGAG GGGTTGATGAAACTGGAAAGGCAGCAAATATTGTCTCTGTTTATAAAAGTTATGAAAAAGTTTCACAAATATCTATACGCTATTGCATCTGAGGGCCTTGTGTCAACCTTGCCTAAACCAAAAGAA ACTCTCTTGGAACCTCACAAGATCTCTGTTGATGATGATCTCAATGATGCTGCAAGAAAAGTTGAG GATGGGATGAGATCCAACTCGGAGGGGTCATTAGATCCCAAGTTGCTTCAACAGTACGCGATTGGGGACAGAGATGCAGACTTTGAGAATGCATTACAGAATGGCGGTGCAAACCTACCTGCTGGTGGTCTCGTTAGCGTGAAATCAAGTAGAAACAAAATGGATAAAGGAAAACAGAGAGAGAGTCACAAGAGTGGGGAAAAGCGACATAAAAATGAGCATGGCTCCAACTCAAAGtccaacaaaaagaagaaacattGA